From a single Bos indicus isolate NIAB-ARS_2022 breed Sahiwal x Tharparkar chromosome 11, NIAB-ARS_B.indTharparkar_mat_pri_1.0, whole genome shotgun sequence genomic region:
- the IL1A gene encoding interleukin-1 alpha: MAKVPDLFEDLKNCYSENEDYTSEIDHLSLNQKSFYDASYEPLREDQMNKFMSLDTSETSKTSKLSFKENVVMVAASGKILKKRRLSLNQFITDDDLEAIANNTEEEIIKPRSAHYSFQSNVKYNFMRVIHQECILNDALNQSIIRDMSGPYLTATTLNNLEEAVKFDMVAYVSEEDSQLPVTLRISKTQLFVSAQNEDEPVLLKEMPETPKIIKDETNLLFFWEKHGSMDYFKSVAHPKLFIATKQEKLVHMASGPPSITDFQILEK, from the exons ATGGCCAAAGTCCCTGACCTCTTTGAAGACCTGAAGAACTGTTACAG TGAAAATGAAGACTACACTTCTGAAATTGACCACCTCTCTCTCAATCAG AAGTCCTTCTATGATGCAAGCTATGAGCCACTTCGTGAGGACCAGATGAATAAGTTTATGTCCCTGGATACCTCGGAAACCTCTAAGACATCCAAGCTTAGCTTCAAGGAGAATGTGGTGATGGTGGCAGCCAGTGGGAAGATTCTGAAGAAGAGACGGTTGAGTTTAAATCAGTTCATCACCGATGATGACCTGGAAGCCATTGCCAATAATACAGAAGAAG AAATCATCAAGCCCAGATCAGCACATTACAGCTTCCAGAGTAACGTGAAATACAACTTTATGAGAGTCATCCACCAGGAATGCATCCTGAACGACGCCCTCAATCAAAGTATAATTCGAGATATGTCAGGTCCATACCTGACGGCTACTACATTAAATAATCTGGAGGAGGCAG TGAAATTTGACATGGTTGCTTATGTATCAGAAGAGGATTCTCAGCTTCCTGTGACTCTAAGAATCTCAAAAACTCAACTGTTTGTGAGTGCTCAAAATGAAGACGAACCCGTCTTGCTAAAG GAGATGCCTGAGACACCCAAAATCATCAAAGATGAGACCAACCTCCTCTTCTTCTGGGAAAAGCATGGCTCTATGGACTACTTCAAATCAGTTGCCCATCCAAAGTTGTTTATTGCCACAAAGCAAGAAAAATTGGTGCACATGGCAAGTGGGCCGCCCTCGATCACTGACTTTCAGATATTGGAAAAATAG